A genomic stretch from Arvicanthis niloticus isolate mArvNil1 chromosome 12, mArvNil1.pat.X, whole genome shotgun sequence includes:
- the Scarf2 gene encoding scavenger receptor class F member 2 isoform X3, protein MEGAGSRGAGPARRQGARGPPLLLLLWLLPGLAAPQDLNPRGRNVCRTPGSQVLTCCAGWRQLGDECGIALCEGNSTCSENEVCVRPGECRCRHGYFGANCDTKCPRQFWGPDCKERCSCHPHGQCEDVTGQCTCHARRWGVRCEHACQCQHGTCHPRSGACRCEPGWWGAQCASACYCSATSRCDPQTGACLCHAGWWGRSCNNQCACNSSPCEQQSGRCQCRERTFGARCDRYCQCFRGRCHPVDGTCACDPGYRGKYCREPCPAGFYGLGCRRRCGQCKGQQPCTVVEGRCLTCEPGWNGTKCDQPCATGFYGEGCGHRCPSCRDGHACNHVTGKCTHCNAGWIGDRCETKCSNGTYGEDCAFVCSDCGSGHCDFQSGRCLCSPGVHGPHCNVTCPAGLHGVDCAQACSCHEESCDPVTGACHLETNQRKGVMGAGALLTLLLGLLLSLLGCCCACRGKDSARRPRPRRELTLGRKKVPHRFCGSFSRISMKLPRIPLRRQKLPKVVVAHHDLDNTLNCSFLDPPSGLEQPSPSWSSRASFSSFDTTDEGPVYCVPHEEATAESRDPEVPAALTEVSAVSLAPTGTSSPGEEAVALPASSDSERSASSVEGPGGALYARVARREARPARTRGEAGGLSLSPSPERRKPPPPDPATKPKVSWIHGKHGAAAAAPSPPPAGRKAAPSPSGRKRTPSNTSVQPPGLSEEAPGPALPTPPRARARGRGPGLPEPTDAGGPPRSAPEAASLLAAELRDKTRSLGRAEKPPPPQKAKRSVLAASTARAASATEKAAASASVPETPRKKTPIQKPPRKKSREAAGEPSREAAGEPSMAGVATGAS, encoded by the exons ATGGAGGGCGCAGGGTCCCGGGGGGCCGGGCCGGCGCGGCGCCAGGGAGCCCGAGggccgccgctgctgctgctgctctggctGCTGCCCGGTCTCGCGGCGCCCCAGGACTTGAACCCGCGAGGCCGCAACGTGTGCCGCACGCCCGG TTCCCAGGTGCTCACGTGCTGCGCTGGCTGGAGGCAGCTGGGGGATGAGTGTGGGATCG CGCTGTGTGAAGGCAATTCCACGTGCTCAGAAAATGAGGTGTGCGTGCGGCCAGGCGAGTGCCGCTGCCGACATGGCTACTTCGGTGCCAACTGCGACACTA AGTGCCCGCGCCAGTTCTGGGGCCCCGACTGCAAGGAGAGGTGCAGTTGCCACCCGCACGGACAGTGCGAGGACGTGACCGGACAGTGTACGTGTCACGCGCGCCGCTGGGGTGTGCGCTGCGAGCATGCTTGCCAGTGCCAGCATGGCACGTGCCACCCGCGGAGCGGCGCGTGCAGGTGTGAGCCAGGCTGGTGGGGTGCACAATGCGCTAGCGCGTGCTACTGCAGCGCTACTTCGCGGTGCGATCCACAGACAGGCGCTTGCCTGTGCCACGCAGGCTGGTGGGGCCGAAGCTGCAACAACCAGTGCGCCTGCAACTCGTCGCCCTGCGAGCAGCAGAGCGGCCGCTGCCAGTGTCGCGAGCGCACGTTCGGCGCGCGCTGTGATCGCTATTGCCAGTGCTTTCGTGGTCGCTGCCACCCGGTGGACGGCACGTGCGCCTGCGATCCGGGCTACCGGGGCAAGTACTGTCGCGAGCCATGCCCCGCTGGCTTCTACGGCCTGGGCTGTCGCCGTCG GTGTGGCCAATGCAAAGGCCAGCAGCCGTGCACAGTAGTCGAAGGCCGCTGTCTGACGTGCGAACCCGGCTGGAATGGAACCAAATGTGATCAACCCTGCGCCACCGGTTTCTACGGCGAGGGTTGTGGCCACCGCTGTCCATCCTGCCGCGACGGGCATGCCTGCAACCATGTCACCGGCAAGTGTACACACTGCAATGCGGGCTGGATCGGCGACCG GTGCGAGACTAAGTGCAGTAATGGCACTTATGGTGAGGACTGTGCCTTCGTGTGCTCTGACTGCGGCAGCGGCCACTGTGACTTCCAGTCCGGGCGCTGCCTTTGCAGCCCTGGTGTTCACGGACCTCA CTGTAATGTAACTTGCCCGGCCGGGCTTCACGGCGTGGACTGCGCCCAGGCCTGCAGCTGTCACGAGGAATCATGCGACCCGGTCACTGGTGCCTGCCACCTGG AGACCAATCAGCGCAAAGGTGTGATGGGCGCGGGCGCGCTGCTCACGCTGCTCCTCGGCCTGCTGCTCTCGCTGCTCGGTTGTTGCTGTGCCTGCCGGGGCAAGGACTCGGCGCGCCG GCCCCGCCCCCGCAGGGAGCTCACCCTTGGAAGGAAGAAGGTACCTCACCGCTTTTGTGGAAGCTTCAGCCGCATCAGCATGAAGCTGCCCCGAATCCCTCTTCGCAGGCAGAAGCTGCCCAAAGTCGTAG tgGCCCACCATGACCTAGACAACACGCTCAACTGCAGTTTCCTGGACCCACCCTCCGGGCTGGAGCAGCCCTCTCCATCGTGGTCCTCCAGGGCCTCCTTCTCATCATTTGACACCACAGATGAAGGCCCTGTGTACTGTGTGCCCCACGAGG AGGCAACTGCCGAGAGCCGAGACCCAGAAGTTCCTGCAGCTCTCACTGAGGTGTCCGCTGTGTCCCTGGCGCCCACGGGCACTTCGTCGCCCGGGGAGGAGGCAGTGGCCCTCCCTGCATCCTCAGACAGCGAGCGCTCGGCTTCAAGCGTGGAGGGACCGGGCGGGGCGCTGTACGCGCGTGTGGCTCGACGCGAGGCCCGGCCGGCCCGGACCCGAGGTGAAGCTGGGGGCTTGTCACTGTCCCCGTCGCCCGAGCGCAGGAAGCCGCCGCCACCCGACCCTGCCACTAAGCCTAAGGTGTCCTGGATCCACGGCAAGCATGGCGCCGCGGCCGCTGCACCGTCGCCGCCGCCCGCAGGCCGCAAGGCAGCGCCGAGCCCTAGCGGAAGGAAACGGACCCCCAGCAACACGTCGGTGCAGCCCCCCGGCCTGAGCGAGGAGGCCCCCGGCCCGGCCTTACCCACGCCGCCCCGCGCCCGAGCGCGCGGCCGCGGCCCGGGTCTTCCGGAGCCCACGGACGCAGGAGGTCCCCCGCGCAGCGCGCCCGAGGCCGCCTCTCTGCTGGCAGCCGAGCTGCGCGACAAGACTCGCAGCCTGGGCCGCGCCGAgaagccgccgccgccgcagaaGGCCAAGCGCTCCGTGCTTGCGGCCTCGACGGCCCGCGCGGCCTCGGCTACCGAGAAGGCGGCGGCCAGCGCCTCTGTGCCCGAGACCCCCCGGAAGAAGACCCCCATCCAGAAACCTCCTCGGaagaagagcagggaggcggCGGGGGAGCCGAGCAGGGAGGCGGCGGGGGAGCCGAGCATGGCGGGTGTGGCCACCGGAGCTTCCTAG
- the Scarf2 gene encoding scavenger receptor class F member 2 isoform X4, with protein MEGAGSRGAGPARRQGARGPPLLLLLWLLPGLAAPQDLNPRGRNVCRTPGSQVLTCCAGWRQLGDECGIALCEGNSTCSENEVCVRPGECRCRHGYFGANCDTKCPRQFWGPDCKERCSCHPHGQCEDVTGQCTCHARRWGVRCEHACQCQHGTCHPRSGACRCEPGWWGAQCASACYCSATSRCDPQTGACLCHAGWWGRSCNNQCACNSSPCEQQSGRCQCRERTFGARCDRYCQCFRGRCHPVDGTCACDPGYRGKYCREPCPAGFYGLGCRRRCGQCKGQQPCTVVEGRCLTCEPGWNGTKCDQPCATGFYGEGCGHRCPSCRDGHACNHVTGKCTHCNAGWIGDRCETKCSNGTYGEDCAFVCSDCGSGHCDFQSGRCLCSPGVHGPHCNVTCPAGLHGVDCAQACSCHEESCDPVTGACHLETNQRKGVMGAGALLTLLLGLLLSLLGCCCACRGKDSARRELTLGRKKVPHRFCGSFSRISMKLPRIPLRRQKLPKVVVAHHDLDNTLNCSFLDPPSGLEQPSPSWSSRASFSSFDTTDEGPVYCVPHEEATAESRDPEVPAALTEVSAVSLAPTGTSSPGEEAVALPASSDSERSASSVEGPGGALYARVARREARPARTRGEAGGLSLSPSPERRKPPPPDPATKPKVSWIHGKHGAAAAAPSPPPAGRKAAPSPSGRKRTPSNTSVQPPGLSEEAPGPALPTPPRARARGRGPGLPEPTDAGGPPRSAPEAASLLAAELRDKTRSLGRAEKPPPPQKAKRSVLAASTARAASATEKAAASASVPETPRKKTPIQKPPRKKSREAAGEPSREAAGEPSMAGVATGAS; from the exons ATGGAGGGCGCAGGGTCCCGGGGGGCCGGGCCGGCGCGGCGCCAGGGAGCCCGAGggccgccgctgctgctgctgctctggctGCTGCCCGGTCTCGCGGCGCCCCAGGACTTGAACCCGCGAGGCCGCAACGTGTGCCGCACGCCCGG TTCCCAGGTGCTCACGTGCTGCGCTGGCTGGAGGCAGCTGGGGGATGAGTGTGGGATCG CGCTGTGTGAAGGCAATTCCACGTGCTCAGAAAATGAGGTGTGCGTGCGGCCAGGCGAGTGCCGCTGCCGACATGGCTACTTCGGTGCCAACTGCGACACTA AGTGCCCGCGCCAGTTCTGGGGCCCCGACTGCAAGGAGAGGTGCAGTTGCCACCCGCACGGACAGTGCGAGGACGTGACCGGACAGTGTACGTGTCACGCGCGCCGCTGGGGTGTGCGCTGCGAGCATGCTTGCCAGTGCCAGCATGGCACGTGCCACCCGCGGAGCGGCGCGTGCAGGTGTGAGCCAGGCTGGTGGGGTGCACAATGCGCTAGCGCGTGCTACTGCAGCGCTACTTCGCGGTGCGATCCACAGACAGGCGCTTGCCTGTGCCACGCAGGCTGGTGGGGCCGAAGCTGCAACAACCAGTGCGCCTGCAACTCGTCGCCCTGCGAGCAGCAGAGCGGCCGCTGCCAGTGTCGCGAGCGCACGTTCGGCGCGCGCTGTGATCGCTATTGCCAGTGCTTTCGTGGTCGCTGCCACCCGGTGGACGGCACGTGCGCCTGCGATCCGGGCTACCGGGGCAAGTACTGTCGCGAGCCATGCCCCGCTGGCTTCTACGGCCTGGGCTGTCGCCGTCG GTGTGGCCAATGCAAAGGCCAGCAGCCGTGCACAGTAGTCGAAGGCCGCTGTCTGACGTGCGAACCCGGCTGGAATGGAACCAAATGTGATCAACCCTGCGCCACCGGTTTCTACGGCGAGGGTTGTGGCCACCGCTGTCCATCCTGCCGCGACGGGCATGCCTGCAACCATGTCACCGGCAAGTGTACACACTGCAATGCGGGCTGGATCGGCGACCG GTGCGAGACTAAGTGCAGTAATGGCACTTATGGTGAGGACTGTGCCTTCGTGTGCTCTGACTGCGGCAGCGGCCACTGTGACTTCCAGTCCGGGCGCTGCCTTTGCAGCCCTGGTGTTCACGGACCTCA CTGTAATGTAACTTGCCCGGCCGGGCTTCACGGCGTGGACTGCGCCCAGGCCTGCAGCTGTCACGAGGAATCATGCGACCCGGTCACTGGTGCCTGCCACCTGG AGACCAATCAGCGCAAAGGTGTGATGGGCGCGGGCGCGCTGCTCACGCTGCTCCTCGGCCTGCTGCTCTCGCTGCTCGGTTGTTGCTGTGCCTGCCGGGGCAAGGACTCGGCGCGCCG GGAGCTCACCCTTGGAAGGAAGAAGGTACCTCACCGCTTTTGTGGAAGCTTCAGCCGCATCAGCATGAAGCTGCCCCGAATCCCTCTTCGCAGGCAGAAGCTGCCCAAAGTCGTAG tgGCCCACCATGACCTAGACAACACGCTCAACTGCAGTTTCCTGGACCCACCCTCCGGGCTGGAGCAGCCCTCTCCATCGTGGTCCTCCAGGGCCTCCTTCTCATCATTTGACACCACAGATGAAGGCCCTGTGTACTGTGTGCCCCACGAGG AGGCAACTGCCGAGAGCCGAGACCCAGAAGTTCCTGCAGCTCTCACTGAGGTGTCCGCTGTGTCCCTGGCGCCCACGGGCACTTCGTCGCCCGGGGAGGAGGCAGTGGCCCTCCCTGCATCCTCAGACAGCGAGCGCTCGGCTTCAAGCGTGGAGGGACCGGGCGGGGCGCTGTACGCGCGTGTGGCTCGACGCGAGGCCCGGCCGGCCCGGACCCGAGGTGAAGCTGGGGGCTTGTCACTGTCCCCGTCGCCCGAGCGCAGGAAGCCGCCGCCACCCGACCCTGCCACTAAGCCTAAGGTGTCCTGGATCCACGGCAAGCATGGCGCCGCGGCCGCTGCACCGTCGCCGCCGCCCGCAGGCCGCAAGGCAGCGCCGAGCCCTAGCGGAAGGAAACGGACCCCCAGCAACACGTCGGTGCAGCCCCCCGGCCTGAGCGAGGAGGCCCCCGGCCCGGCCTTACCCACGCCGCCCCGCGCCCGAGCGCGCGGCCGCGGCCCGGGTCTTCCGGAGCCCACGGACGCAGGAGGTCCCCCGCGCAGCGCGCCCGAGGCCGCCTCTCTGCTGGCAGCCGAGCTGCGCGACAAGACTCGCAGCCTGGGCCGCGCCGAgaagccgccgccgccgcagaaGGCCAAGCGCTCCGTGCTTGCGGCCTCGACGGCCCGCGCGGCCTCGGCTACCGAGAAGGCGGCGGCCAGCGCCTCTGTGCCCGAGACCCCCCGGAAGAAGACCCCCATCCAGAAACCTCCTCGGaagaagagcagggaggcggCGGGGGAGCCGAGCAGGGAGGCGGCGGGGGAGCCGAGCATGGCGGGTGTGGCCACCGGAGCTTCCTAG
- the Scarf2 gene encoding scavenger receptor class F member 2 isoform X7 encodes MEGAGSRGAGPARRQGARGPPLLLLLWLLPGLAAPQDLNPRGRNVCRTPGSQVLTCCAGWRQLGDECGIALCEGNSTCSENEVCVRPGECRCRHGYFGANCDTKCPRQFWGPDCKERCSCHPHGQCEDVTGQCWWGRSCNNQCACNSSPCEQQSGRCQCRERTFGARCDRYCQCFRGRCHPVDGTCACDPGYRGKYCREPCPAGFYGLGCRRRCGQCKGQQPCTVVEGRCLTCEPGWNGTKCDQPCATGFYGEGCGHRCPSCRDGHACNHVTGKCTHCNAGWIGDRCETKCSNGTYGEDCAFVCSDCGSGHCDFQSGRCLCSPGVHGPHCNVTCPAGLHGVDCAQACSCHEESCDPVTGACHLETNQRKGVMGAGALLTLLLGLLLSLLGCCCACRGKDSARRPRPRRELTLGRKKVPHRFCGSFSRISMKLPRIPLRRQKLPKVVVAHHDLDNTLNCSFLDPPSGLEQPSPSWSSRASFSSFDTTDEGPVYCVPHEEATAESRDPEVPAALTEVSAVSLAPTGTSSPGEEAVALPASSDSERSASSVEGPGGALYARVARREARPARTRGEAGGLSLSPSPERRKPPPPDPATKPKVSWIHGKHGAAAAAPSPPPAGRKAAPSPSGRKRTPSNTSVQPPGLSEEAPGPALPTPPRARARGRGPGLPEPTDAGGPPRSAPEAASLLAAELRDKTRSLGRAEKPPPPQKAKRSVLAASTARAASATEKAAASASVPETPRKKTPIQKPPRKKSREAAGEPSREAAGEPSMAGVATGAS; translated from the exons ATGGAGGGCGCAGGGTCCCGGGGGGCCGGGCCGGCGCGGCGCCAGGGAGCCCGAGggccgccgctgctgctgctgctctggctGCTGCCCGGTCTCGCGGCGCCCCAGGACTTGAACCCGCGAGGCCGCAACGTGTGCCGCACGCCCGG TTCCCAGGTGCTCACGTGCTGCGCTGGCTGGAGGCAGCTGGGGGATGAGTGTGGGATCG CGCTGTGTGAAGGCAATTCCACGTGCTCAGAAAATGAGGTGTGCGTGCGGCCAGGCGAGTGCCGCTGCCGACATGGCTACTTCGGTGCCAACTGCGACACTA AGTGCCCGCGCCAGTTCTGGGGCCCCGACTGCAAGGAGAGGTGCAGTTGCCACCCGCACGGACAGTGCGAGGACGTGACCGGACAGT GCTGGTGGGGCCGAAGCTGCAACAACCAGTGCGCCTGCAACTCGTCGCCCTGCGAGCAGCAGAGCGGCCGCTGCCAGTGTCGCGAGCGCACGTTCGGCGCGCGCTGTGATCGCTATTGCCAGTGCTTTCGTGGTCGCTGCCACCCGGTGGACGGCACGTGCGCCTGCGATCCGGGCTACCGGGGCAAGTACTGTCGCGAGCCATGCCCCGCTGGCTTCTACGGCCTGGGCTGTCGCCGTCG GTGTGGCCAATGCAAAGGCCAGCAGCCGTGCACAGTAGTCGAAGGCCGCTGTCTGACGTGCGAACCCGGCTGGAATGGAACCAAATGTGATCAACCCTGCGCCACCGGTTTCTACGGCGAGGGTTGTGGCCACCGCTGTCCATCCTGCCGCGACGGGCATGCCTGCAACCATGTCACCGGCAAGTGTACACACTGCAATGCGGGCTGGATCGGCGACCG GTGCGAGACTAAGTGCAGTAATGGCACTTATGGTGAGGACTGTGCCTTCGTGTGCTCTGACTGCGGCAGCGGCCACTGTGACTTCCAGTCCGGGCGCTGCCTTTGCAGCCCTGGTGTTCACGGACCTCA CTGTAATGTAACTTGCCCGGCCGGGCTTCACGGCGTGGACTGCGCCCAGGCCTGCAGCTGTCACGAGGAATCATGCGACCCGGTCACTGGTGCCTGCCACCTGG AGACCAATCAGCGCAAAGGTGTGATGGGCGCGGGCGCGCTGCTCACGCTGCTCCTCGGCCTGCTGCTCTCGCTGCTCGGTTGTTGCTGTGCCTGCCGGGGCAAGGACTCGGCGCGCCG GCCCCGCCCCCGCAGGGAGCTCACCCTTGGAAGGAAGAAGGTACCTCACCGCTTTTGTGGAAGCTTCAGCCGCATCAGCATGAAGCTGCCCCGAATCCCTCTTCGCAGGCAGAAGCTGCCCAAAGTCGTAG tgGCCCACCATGACCTAGACAACACGCTCAACTGCAGTTTCCTGGACCCACCCTCCGGGCTGGAGCAGCCCTCTCCATCGTGGTCCTCCAGGGCCTCCTTCTCATCATTTGACACCACAGATGAAGGCCCTGTGTACTGTGTGCCCCACGAGG AGGCAACTGCCGAGAGCCGAGACCCAGAAGTTCCTGCAGCTCTCACTGAGGTGTCCGCTGTGTCCCTGGCGCCCACGGGCACTTCGTCGCCCGGGGAGGAGGCAGTGGCCCTCCCTGCATCCTCAGACAGCGAGCGCTCGGCTTCAAGCGTGGAGGGACCGGGCGGGGCGCTGTACGCGCGTGTGGCTCGACGCGAGGCCCGGCCGGCCCGGACCCGAGGTGAAGCTGGGGGCTTGTCACTGTCCCCGTCGCCCGAGCGCAGGAAGCCGCCGCCACCCGACCCTGCCACTAAGCCTAAGGTGTCCTGGATCCACGGCAAGCATGGCGCCGCGGCCGCTGCACCGTCGCCGCCGCCCGCAGGCCGCAAGGCAGCGCCGAGCCCTAGCGGAAGGAAACGGACCCCCAGCAACACGTCGGTGCAGCCCCCCGGCCTGAGCGAGGAGGCCCCCGGCCCGGCCTTACCCACGCCGCCCCGCGCCCGAGCGCGCGGCCGCGGCCCGGGTCTTCCGGAGCCCACGGACGCAGGAGGTCCCCCGCGCAGCGCGCCCGAGGCCGCCTCTCTGCTGGCAGCCGAGCTGCGCGACAAGACTCGCAGCCTGGGCCGCGCCGAgaagccgccgccgccgcagaaGGCCAAGCGCTCCGTGCTTGCGGCCTCGACGGCCCGCGCGGCCTCGGCTACCGAGAAGGCGGCGGCCAGCGCCTCTGTGCCCGAGACCCCCCGGAAGAAGACCCCCATCCAGAAACCTCCTCGGaagaagagcagggaggcggCGGGGGAGCCGAGCAGGGAGGCGGCGGGGGAGCCGAGCATGGCGGGTGTGGCCACCGGAGCTTCCTAG
- the Scarf2 gene encoding scavenger receptor class F member 2 isoform X2 codes for MTIFARYADQEVCTSGARDLSLSHSPLGPSPTTAWQASGVAIHHLPQAGRPEGWGRSIGGRASGSDAPPLLEVPRCSRAALAGGSWGMSVGSRCVKAIPRAQKMRCACGQASAAADMATSVPTATLVSVGQECPRQFWGPDCKERCSCHPHGQCEDVTGQCTCHARRWGVRCEHACQCQHGTCHPRSGACRCEPGWWGAQCASACYCSATSRCDPQTGACLCHAGWWGRSCNNQCACNSSPCEQQSGRCQCRERTFGARCDRYCQCFRGRCHPVDGTCACDPGYRGKYCREPCPAGFYGLGCRRRCGQCKGQQPCTVVEGRCLTCEPGWNGTKCDQPCATGFYGEGCGHRCPSCRDGHACNHVTGKCTHCNAGWIGDRCETKCSNGTYGEDCAFVCSDCGSGHCDFQSGRCLCSPGVHGPHCNVTCPAGLHGVDCAQACSCHEESCDPVTGACHLETNQRKGVMGAGALLTLLLGLLLSLLGCCCACRGKDSARRELTLGRKKVPHRFCGSFSRISMKLPRIPLRRQKLPKVVVAHHDLDNTLNCSFLDPPSGLEQPSPSWSSRASFSSFDTTDEGPVYCVPHEEATAESRDPEVPAALTEVSAVSLAPTGTSSPGEEAVALPASSDSERSASSVEGPGGALYARVARREARPARTRGEAGGLSLSPSPERRKPPPPDPATKPKVSWIHGKHGAAAAAPSPPPAGRKAAPSPSGRKRTPSNTSVQPPGLSEEAPGPALPTPPRARARGRGPGLPEPTDAGGPPRSAPEAASLLAAELRDKTRSLGRAEKPPPPQKAKRSVLAASTARAASATEKAAASASVPETPRKKTPIQKPPRKKSREAAGEPSREAAGEPSMAGVATGAS; via the exons ATGACAATTTTCGCCAGGTATGCAGACCAGGAGGTATGCACTTCTGGTGCCAGAGACCTGAGCCTTTCTCACTCACCGTTAGGCCCCTCacctaccactgcctggcaggctTCAGGCGTGGCAATCCACCACCTCCCTCAGGCTGGACGCCCCGAAGGCTGGGGAAGGAGTATAGGGGGAAGGGCGTCAGGCTCAGATGCCCCTCCTCTGCTTGAAGTTCCCAGGTGCTCACGTGCTGCGCTGGCTGGAGGCAGCTGGGGGATGAGTGTGGGATCG CGCTGTGTGAAGGCAATTCCACGTGCTCAGAAAATGAGGTGTGCGTGCGGCCAGGCGAGTGCCGCTGCCGACATGGCTACTTCGGTGCCAACTGCGACACTAGTGAGCGTGGGGCAAG AGTGCCCGCGCCAGTTCTGGGGCCCCGACTGCAAGGAGAGGTGCAGTTGCCACCCGCACGGACAGTGCGAGGACGTGACCGGACAGTGTACGTGTCACGCGCGCCGCTGGGGTGTGCGCTGCGAGCATGCTTGCCAGTGCCAGCATGGCACGTGCCACCCGCGGAGCGGCGCGTGCAGGTGTGAGCCAGGCTGGTGGGGTGCACAATGCGCTAGCGCGTGCTACTGCAGCGCTACTTCGCGGTGCGATCCACAGACAGGCGCTTGCCTGTGCCACGCAGGCTGGTGGGGCCGAAGCTGCAACAACCAGTGCGCCTGCAACTCGTCGCCCTGCGAGCAGCAGAGCGGCCGCTGCCAGTGTCGCGAGCGCACGTTCGGCGCGCGCTGTGATCGCTATTGCCAGTGCTTTCGTGGTCGCTGCCACCCGGTGGACGGCACGTGCGCCTGCGATCCGGGCTACCGGGGCAAGTACTGTCGCGAGCCATGCCCCGCTGGCTTCTACGGCCTGGGCTGTCGCCGTCG GTGTGGCCAATGCAAAGGCCAGCAGCCGTGCACAGTAGTCGAAGGCCGCTGTCTGACGTGCGAACCCGGCTGGAATGGAACCAAATGTGATCAACCCTGCGCCACCGGTTTCTACGGCGAGGGTTGTGGCCACCGCTGTCCATCCTGCCGCGACGGGCATGCCTGCAACCATGTCACCGGCAAGTGTACACACTGCAATGCGGGCTGGATCGGCGACCG GTGCGAGACTAAGTGCAGTAATGGCACTTATGGTGAGGACTGTGCCTTCGTGTGCTCTGACTGCGGCAGCGGCCACTGTGACTTCCAGTCCGGGCGCTGCCTTTGCAGCCCTGGTGTTCACGGACCTCA CTGTAATGTAACTTGCCCGGCCGGGCTTCACGGCGTGGACTGCGCCCAGGCCTGCAGCTGTCACGAGGAATCATGCGACCCGGTCACTGGTGCCTGCCACCTGG AGACCAATCAGCGCAAAGGTGTGATGGGCGCGGGCGCGCTGCTCACGCTGCTCCTCGGCCTGCTGCTCTCGCTGCTCGGTTGTTGCTGTGCCTGCCGGGGCAAGGACTCGGCGCGCCG GGAGCTCACCCTTGGAAGGAAGAAGGTACCTCACCGCTTTTGTGGAAGCTTCAGCCGCATCAGCATGAAGCTGCCCCGAATCCCTCTTCGCAGGCAGAAGCTGCCCAAAGTCGTAG tgGCCCACCATGACCTAGACAACACGCTCAACTGCAGTTTCCTGGACCCACCCTCCGGGCTGGAGCAGCCCTCTCCATCGTGGTCCTCCAGGGCCTCCTTCTCATCATTTGACACCACAGATGAAGGCCCTGTGTACTGTGTGCCCCACGAGG AGGCAACTGCCGAGAGCCGAGACCCAGAAGTTCCTGCAGCTCTCACTGAGGTGTCCGCTGTGTCCCTGGCGCCCACGGGCACTTCGTCGCCCGGGGAGGAGGCAGTGGCCCTCCCTGCATCCTCAGACAGCGAGCGCTCGGCTTCAAGCGTGGAGGGACCGGGCGGGGCGCTGTACGCGCGTGTGGCTCGACGCGAGGCCCGGCCGGCCCGGACCCGAGGTGAAGCTGGGGGCTTGTCACTGTCCCCGTCGCCCGAGCGCAGGAAGCCGCCGCCACCCGACCCTGCCACTAAGCCTAAGGTGTCCTGGATCCACGGCAAGCATGGCGCCGCGGCCGCTGCACCGTCGCCGCCGCCCGCAGGCCGCAAGGCAGCGCCGAGCCCTAGCGGAAGGAAACGGACCCCCAGCAACACGTCGGTGCAGCCCCCCGGCCTGAGCGAGGAGGCCCCCGGCCCGGCCTTACCCACGCCGCCCCGCGCCCGAGCGCGCGGCCGCGGCCCGGGTCTTCCGGAGCCCACGGACGCAGGAGGTCCCCCGCGCAGCGCGCCCGAGGCCGCCTCTCTGCTGGCAGCCGAGCTGCGCGACAAGACTCGCAGCCTGGGCCGCGCCGAgaagccgccgccgccgcagaaGGCCAAGCGCTCCGTGCTTGCGGCCTCGACGGCCCGCGCGGCCTCGGCTACCGAGAAGGCGGCGGCCAGCGCCTCTGTGCCCGAGACCCCCCGGAAGAAGACCCCCATCCAGAAACCTCCTCGGaagaagagcagggaggcggCGGGGGAGCCGAGCAGGGAGGCGGCGGGGGAGCCGAGCATGGCGGGTGTGGCCACCGGAGCTTCCTAG